A single genomic interval of Lathyrus oleraceus cultivar Zhongwan6 chromosome 7, CAAS_Psat_ZW6_1.0, whole genome shotgun sequence harbors:
- the LOC127103441 gene encoding auxin-induced protein 10A5 has translation MGFRFPGIIRSTSFSAKRGVSKGVEVPKAYVAVYVGEKLKRFVIPVSYLNQPSFQVLLSQAEEEFGYDHPMGGLTIPCTEDMTLNPGGAKFEVTHFNGTRKFSLWQMRVNGLLAKQDLQKEICDEKSTYIATIYWNKMKEKAAGLIRHCISDDAMNHIMNLTTPKDI, from the exons ATGGGTTTTCGCTTCCCTGGTATCATCAGAAGCACATCATTTTCTGCAAAACGAGGAGTTTCAAAAGGTGTAGAGGTGCCAAAGGCATATGTTGCTGTGTATGTTGGAGAGAAACTAAAGCGATTTGTGATCCCAGTATCATACTTGAATCAACCGTCGTTTCAAGTTTTGTTGAGTCAAGCCGAGGAAGAGTTTGGATACGATCATCCGATGGGTGGCCTCACCATTCCATGCACAGAAGAT atGACGCTTAATCCTGGAGGTGCGAAATTTGAAGTGACTCATTTCAACGGAACAAGAAAATTCAGTTTATGGCAAATGAGAGTTAATGGTTTGTTGGCTAAGCAAGATTTACAGAAGGAGATTTGTGATGAGAAATCGACGTACATCGCAACCATTTATTGGAATAAGATGAAGGAGAAGGCCGCAGGTTTAATAAGACATTGCATTTCTGATGATGCAATGAATCATATCATGAACCTCACAACTCCGAAGGATATCTAG